The window tctcaatcaatgccgtcactagcgacctatcatgctgtacccgaccaacttcgacgcaccggtaaataccgccccgacgtagtatatccaggacacgaggatgtggggggcgagcagctaagatctcccatgctgagtcccttaaccgggtacggacctgagactcaggctgcaggtcggatgtccatatatgttgcgacctatgctcgggctgaagatacagtaaATCTGggtcgaagggccccggatcaagagggtggtgatccatatgttttacgcattttaaatcaatcattaacaagtagtattagttatgtaatcttttatcaaaaattttattaaggattgtggtgacccatctgttttacgtattttaaatcaatcattaacaagtgatattagttatgtaatcttttatcgaaaattttattaaggattgtggtgatccatctgttttacgtattttaaataaatcattaacaagtaatattagttatgtaatcttttatcgaaaattatattaagagttttcaatcctaagctacgggttatgaatcctaaactaagggttttcaatcctaaaatataaagattaaaaattaataagtcaaataattaacaattagttagcatacaattagtataaataattaataaataaacaattaactaactaatcaaataattaacaagttattatcatatatttaataaataaacaattaagtaaataatcaaaaaattaataaattattatcatatatttaacaaataaacaattaattaactaatgaaacaattaagaaattattaacaaataaacaattggcttaccaaaaactaaataaataattagctagtctaacaattaataaatacttaagtcgctaatcgaacaattaacaaatactaaataaacaattaataaataattaattaattaacaataaataaacaaatttaaaaaaaaatgaaaaaatggacAGTTCCAACAGTGCATACGGACTGCccaaaaacacacaaaaaaaatgcGCAAAACAGCAAATCCACCACAATTACACAATGACCATGCTtagggtaataatatatttagcaatgtaataaaaaatttatagtgaaatacctagattgaaggtttttttgagttttcaaaatgacctctgcgccgctctattccaaaatctaaccttagaaacttgttcctacaattcaatataccaagaatattgagttttggattgaaaaacaacaagaaaatagCGTTTTGGGGGTTGGGGACCACCGGAAATCGCCGTTAATGGCGGGTGGGGGCGTCACTGTCGAGTCtgtggtggggaaggaggggGCGGCTTTTTGTTGCCCTCCTTCACGCactaaattcgtgcgtgaaaggcccaagttgTATTTTTGCAGTTTTgtcctttcacgcatgaaattagtgcgtgaaaggttCAAGTTGCATttgtgcagtttggtcctttcatgcactaatttagtgcgtgaaacctagtaatgtttttttttttctgcgcTAGTctagttcaattttttttttttttctgttcaaTCATTTCTGTTTACCCTCATGATCCACGTGATTATCAATAAATTTGTCTTTGCGTTAGATCTGCAGTTGGCAGAACATCCTCTTATCACTTGTGTTTTTTCAACTGAAACGAACAACGTGGTTAATTTGAACACGTCGGTCTATTACCCCTACTCGCTTACCTTCTCCCAACCTCTACTTTTTTCTATAATCCTTTTACCGAAAAAGAAAATATCAAAGCTTTTCCCGTTGACCCCTCAAATTAACACCTAAATTCACACTATACCATTTTTTCTAGAATTAATTGATCATCTATAGTTTCAATCAAGTATTATCTGCCTGATTTTTCTGATTATCTAGCAATTTGATCCCCTTTGCTCTAGCTATTACTCTCCACGTCCCCCGAGTGCTTGCTTATTATCTGAGCAATCCCTCTCTCGTCGAGCAATTTAATTTGCTCGTcgcaaaaaagaagaagaaagtaaTGCCTGAGATCTTACCTGAGGAAAGCAGTTCATCCTCATCAACCACTGCCGCCACCGCCACCGCCACCGCCACCGGAGATTTGAAGCTTAACCTATTCGGAAAATACGATGTCGGAAAACTCTTAGGTTGTGGTGCTTTTGCAAAGGTATATCATGCAAGAGACATTAGAACAAGACAAAGCGTTGCAATTAAAACCGTAAACAAGGCTAAGATATTAAAAGGCGGTTTCACGGAGCACGTTAAGCGTGAGATTGCTATCATGCGCAGGTTGCGTCATCCTCATATCGTGCACCTACACGAAGTTTTAGCGACGAAAACAAAGATCTATTACGTAATGGAATTCGCTAAAGGTGGAGAGCTTTTTACAAAGGTAACCAAAGGTCGATTCAGCGAAGATCTCAGCCGTAGATATTTTCAACAATTAATCTCAGCCGTTGATTATTGTCACTCTCGGGGCGTGTATCATCGAGATCTAAAGCTTGAAAACCTATTGCTAGACGAAAATTGGGATCTTAAAGTAACGGATTTCGGGTTAAGTGCGGTTTCGGATCAGATCCGACCCGATGGATTGCTCCATACGCTTTGTGGTACTCCTGCTTACGTGGCACCTGAAATACTTGAGAAAAAAGGATATAATGGAGCTAAGATTGATATTTGGTCGTGTGGAATAATCCTTTTTGTGCTTAATGCTGGTTATTTGCCATTTACTGATTCAAATTTAATGGCTATGTATCGAAAAATCTATAAAGGCGAGTTTCGTTGCCCTAAATGGACTTCGCACGGTTTAAAAATGTTGCTTACACGGCTCCTGGACACGAATCCTGAGACGAGGATATCGATCGAACAGATCAGGAACGATCCGTGGTTTAAAAAAGGTTATAAAGAGGTGAAATTGTGTATCGATGAGGAATTCGAGTTGAAAAATAGTGGATCCGAGTTGCTGAATGCGTTTCATATAATCTCGTTATCATCAGGTGTTAATCTGTCTGGATTGTTGAAGAGTTTAGGAGGCAAAGATACGGTGGATGTTGAACGGTTTGTTTCAGCAGAGTCAGCAGAGAGCATAAAGCAGAGGATTGAGGAGGTTGCGAAAGCGGAAGGGATGAGAGTTACTGGAAAAAATGGCGCTGCCGTGAGGGTTGaagggaaaaatgggaaattTGTGTTGGTAATGCAGATTAACCGGTTAACGGAGAAAGTGGTAATTGTAGAAGTTAAAAGAAAGGAGATTGGGGCTGGACCTGATCGAGATATATGGAAACAGAAATTTAAGCCGCAGTTGAGTGAGTTTTTTTTATGAACCGGACGACGGACAGGTTTCCACCTAAGTTGCGGGGACTTTTCACTTTTgatgtcggattctccaaaaatacgCTAATTTTGGAGAATCCGCGCACCTgttgacatttttgaagagtctgagcaaTATAGGTTTCCAGTAACTGAAGAGGTCAGTTGGCTTTTTAATACTCAACTGATTTGGTCAATTTCACCTCTTATGGTCTAATTGTTATTAGAGTGTTCTCTATCATGAATTCAGATTTCCTTCTATTGGTTTTTCTTGATAGCGCAGGAAAGAGATTTCGAAAATCTCTTGACTTCACCCTTATGCACCTTTCGAACAGTTTTTTCCACTCATTAAACTTTCTAGATTGAGTTGGTCCAAAATGTTTTCGACAAGGCTAGGAGCAAAATCTGACGGGTGCTTTGTTTAAGGAAGGAAGTCACTCCTTTTCTGAGTTTGCCTGCATTCTTTAGGTAGATAGGGCACTCCCCTTTATTAGCGCACgatccacttgtgggattacactggatatgttgttgttgatatacttTCTGTTTGACACAAGATGTGCTGGTATTGCAAAGGCAAGAATGAGTTCACAAGATGTGCTTGTATTGCAAAGGGAATGACAGGTTTTCGGTAGCTGAAGAGGTCAATCGGCTTTTTAACATTCAATTGATTTGGTGAATTCCACCTCCTTCATGGTCCAATTATTATTACAGAATTTTTTATCATAAAATTCAGACTTCCTGCTATTCGTTTTTCTTGATAGCAGGAAACAGAGATTTTTGAAAATCTCTTGACTTCACCGCTATGCAGCTGTCAAACAGTTTTTTTCTGCTCATTGGAGTTTCTAGATTTGAGCTGGTCCATAATCTTTTCGACAAAGCGAGGAGCAAAAGCTGACTGGTGCTTTGTTTTAAGGACGGAAGCCACTCCGTTTTCGAGTTTGCCTACATTCTCTCGGTAGATAGGGCACTTCCCTTTATTAGCGCACGATCTACTTgtaggattacactgggtatgttgttgttgatatacttTCTGTGTGGCACAAGATGTACTGGTATTGGAAAGGCATGAATGAGTTCAGAACGTTCGAATAAACTACTCAACCGATTAAAAGGAGAAAGGGAGATGACTCTAGTTGTTGAGTACCCTGAGGAATGTGTGTTGAGACAGTGATGTTCGGACTAGTTTCTGCACATGTAATCGGGTAAGTTAGGGGCAAGAAGAGAAGAACTTGCTACTACTACATTTTTGCAAATAGGAATTCAACTACCATGTCAGGTTTGGCATAACCTGTTGTACACCTATTATTATGTAAAGATTTGTTAGAAAATATCATAGTATTGTATCTTGTGCTCTGTAAACATAAGATATAGAGGGGCAAACATACCGGGTAATGTATATACTTCTTTTTAACCCGGTATTCCAATTTCCTAATAATCTCATTTTTCATTGTACAGTGATTATTGAGATCATGAACTTCTTTAGGAATATCCTTTTCTGGATAGTTCGAAATGCCATAGAGAAGGATTTGCATTTTCCTATTTAACTCTCCAATTGGTAAGAGAAGGTCGTTATCAAATTGTCTGGTTTAATATGAGAGAAGATACAGGAATAAGGAAATTTCATCAATGGTCCTATTTTGTCCTTGTATTACTTAATAGCAATTTTGGTTCCTAAGTTATTGACAAATTATAAATTTGGTTTTTGTGATATTTGTCTAAGCACGGCAAAATTTTAATTAACTGAGGTGATGCATTATGAATCCTTTTGCTAGTGACATTTCACAAATTTATCGCATTATCAATCGTGACATTATTTATTTTCTCATATTTAATGTTAAATTTGTATGTATGAAGTTACATACATATAGACATAGTGAATGCACGAGCCTTGCATATAGACATAGTGAATGCACGAGCCCCTTTAACTTCGAAACGGCTTCCTTTTTACTTCCCTTCATAGGGGAGGTAGGAAAAAGAAAGAGATTAGATAATTATAGAGTAAATTCATATACAGTCACTTAATATTTGAGGATAATATAGTTTTAAAAGTAGTTCAAAAATATCATATTTTCTATAGAAAGGATCCAAAAATACACATTTTTATTGATTAAAGGTTAAATATGTTAAATCAATTATAAAAGGACCAAAATGAAACCTCAACGATAATTGAGGGACTAAAAATTCAATCGTCCCTTTAAATTTGAGTAAATAACTTGTTACGACTTGTTACCAtctaattaaaaaaagaaaattttacatggcatagctacctctaagaggtatttatgtttaataattactatttaatttaattacttttagTAGCTACAGTGAATTTTCAACTTACTACTCGTAGCTATATTGTATTCACACGCTCAAATTCATTTACTTTACCCTTCTacctcacctctctctctctcttcgttccctctctcttctccctcggCTCTCACCCCTCTCtgttctctctcttctccctcggCTCTCTCAGTTCCCTACAAACAGGTTCCCTTCGAACAAACGATCGCATTCTTCCCCCACATAACAATCTGATGAGTTTCTCAACCGCTCATTTTCATCTAGAAGCTCTGGCATCGTCGTACACGGGGTGATCTTTAAAACCGACGCAGCTAAGGCGGCAGTCGTAGCCGGCGTTTATGAGTTGGATGATAACACCACCGTCAGTATCACTATCGTCGCCGTTTGTATTGCTCGTCACCGGATCTGGACgacagtggcggagccaagattttcactaagggggttcaaaatataaaaaagtaaacatacgaagaggGCAAAGGGGGTTCAActcctactatatatacataaaaaataattttaatcatgtATAAATAGTTTTCCCGCCGAAGGGGGTTCAGATGAACCTCCTCGCCCTTATGTGGCTTCGCCCCTATGGACGGAGATACCATCCGCACCGTCGGCGCTACCGCTACCGTCGTTGTTTGTATTCGTCCATCTGAGTGTATTTGCTCAATTTTTAGAGGAATTTTTACATCTCTGGCAGGAATCCATGActtcttctccttcttgtatctcagatctaagtgtatttgagtgtattcgtcacttttttagtgtaaatataatttatATGTATTTGACTGATTGTATTTTTGGGCAAGCTAGATGTATTTAATTGTATGTGTTGTTTAAATgatctatatacatatgtttgtATACAATTTTTTCGAGTAAATACAGTGTATCTGAATTTTTGTATGTCATTGTTTAATATAGCCAATTTACGTTTTTTAACACACCCGAATACACTCTTTAGCAGTGGAATACTAGCCGACGACAACTCAAATACAGTCGAATACATTCAACCTCACGACGTCCGACGGCGATCTTGCTAATCGGAGCTCGAATACAAATACAACCAAAATAAAAGGATACATCAATATATAAATGCACTGGAATACACAGCTCTTTCGTGTATTTAAATACACTGGAATACAATCAATTTGGATATACATGTATTCAGAGAAAATAAGGTTGCATGCATTCAGGTACATTCAAATTCACAAGACATCAGATAAGGTTGGATACAACTGAACAGTGTATTCAATGATACGCGAATATTCCTAAAATTAGCTACGACCCATAAATAAGTAAAAGATAGCTACGGTTAATTAGAAGCTCCTAAACTATAGCTATTTGACTCTACAAAAATAATGATTTCTATATTATACTTCATTCAATATGAAGTAAGCGGTGAAGTAGCCACTAATGCAGTAATGCTTACATTAGCTTAGGCTGCCTACTTCACATCTCATGGGTGGCTTACATTAGGTTAGATTGTCTACATCACATTTCATAGAATGCGACCTTTTTTTGAATGCTTTGTGTACGGGACCGCCCTTTTATGAGGCAAGCCTATTAAAATTCGGTTCAGATGTGATCATGTGAACCATTTTAGTTCCAAAGTACACCCTGTAACAAGCACATGGGCATTGCATGATAGGAAGGACGTGCACAGTCCAACATGAGTTGGAAACCAGCAGCCAGCACCTCCACCGACTAGTGCAGTAGTCGTACATAAAGtattttgaattttaaaattaaataaaaggatCTTATTTTATACATTCCGTCTTATATTTTGTCTGTCTTAGCAACACATCAGTCTCTTGTTGGTCCATTAAATATTATGGAATCCGAAACTCATAGTTGATGGATTCctatttttatttgcattatattttGGTTCTTAAATATATTAGGAATAATACATAaatttatgtttaaataaattacTTTCTACATTTTGATATGATGTACTATATTTAATCAGAACAGTCTTAATTTTTCGAAGTTTGACAAGTCTAAAATCATTGTTATAGGTGTCATCGAGCATATGTCCCTGTAAAAAAAAGATTCAAATTTCCAAGTTACTAGTAGATGTAAAGTACAACAACATTAATGCTTaacgggcaatttgcaggattgtccttcgctggggtggtctttaattgagtccggaaccaaaatgatccaaaaaaaaaaaaaattgtgaaccaaaataccccaagaaaAAATATTAGtaccaaagtacctttaacgcagtaaaatactgcgttattgTGGaaatcttttttttattattattttttattttcactcTTTTTCCGTACTTTGGCCattgattaatcatgcttcgagattttgaaacttcaatattttatatagaaccctacttatttttgtttgattaataaggtaggctcaatacatcaaggataagcaaaacttcgggtcgtcgttttagtggttgaaaagtgctcgaagtccatttttatttgaagacttgttatcattagcttaaagttttttatttttagggtttagatttaagtgtgttattttttaatgcgtaactttatttcgaatatgttgtgATTTTTTAAAAATGTTATTTATTACTAAGAAATAGATACACAAAATTTATTCTTAATATTTAATAAAACATGCACCATGCACCCGATCAAGGCATGATTGAAAAAGTGTTCGATTATTAGTGATGTTTGATGTGGCATGAACTTAAGTAGTTATATAAATTGATaagataaaattatcaaataatgaGTATAGGGAGAAAAAGTaattgtaaattggtgaaactttaaacgaTCAtcactttgcgctcggacgtccgatttaggcgattttttttattttatgtattttttcgagatctagccGCGCAAACAAGGAGGTTTGGCCGGGCCATTTTTTAGAAAAACGTcctttatcccattcaatttcaattttccccaaaattggtgcacaattttcattcatctttagtTAAAATCTAGTGATAAAATTATCTTTGAAGATGGTAATCACGTGGTAGTGATGTTTTGAATGTCGATTTCAAGattcgaaattcaatttatgaaaacaagttagatggcattaaaaaataaaaagtgtctacattGTTGCTTTCACTAACTTGGCTTGGTggtttagcctttttttttttttacttctttttatCTCAACCATCAGGGATCAAACCTAGGCGGGTGCATGTTTTAGTaaatattaagtatattttttgtGTATCTATTTCGTAATAATAAATCTAAttttaaaaagatcgcaacatcttattttaataaatcttttttttgcaacactttgACCaacaattagtcgtgtgtcaagactccgaaatatcaatattttatatagaacttaatttttttttctgcttactataatgtaggctcaatacatcaaggatacgtaaacgttcggatcgtcgttttaggggttgaaaaggtacccgaagtaagttttgtttggaaactttaggtttaagggttttattttttaaggttttgatttaagcgtgttattttttaatcaagataTAACTTTAAAAACGTACATCAAAAATACAGGGAGAAAAGCTAGTTGTAAAGTAGTCAAACTTTTGATGGTCATAACCTTTCGCTCGGATGTCcgttttacgcgattttttttttaaaattttgcgtattttttcgagatctatgcggacaaacagccgcaaggcggtttggccgagccgatttttgaaaAACCCACATGTTAGtattctttacttataatatgatgattcgcaatagatttcaacgtaaaaatctcgatgtaatgtagctgtgaatgtcaatttcacttttgtggtttcaattttcgaaaacaaagctgactaattttctcggcatataaagttgactaaaataaccttacaaaaATAGTACACTTAAACCTATAGTtttcaaataaaacttacttcgggcaccttttcaacccctaaaacgatgatCTGAACGTCTATGTATCCTTTGATGTATTGagtctacattattgtacgcagaaaacaATATCAGGTTCTATACTATAAAATATTGACgattcggagtcttgacacacgactaatcgttggtcaaagtattaaaaaaaacattaagtgttgcaaaaaaaaaaagttaaccaGATTTTTTTTACTGGTCGCTataacacagtattttactgcgttataccaaaaaaataaaaaattctttaacgcattattttactacGTTAAAAGACTTAACCGTGACGTTATgattaagtcctttaacgca is drawn from Lycium barbarum isolate Lr01 chromosome 8, ASM1917538v2, whole genome shotgun sequence and contains these coding sequences:
- the LOC132606976 gene encoding CBL-interacting serine/threonine-protein kinase 14-like — its product is MPEILPEESSSSSSTTAATATATATGDLKLNLFGKYDVGKLLGCGAFAKVYHARDIRTRQSVAIKTVNKAKILKGGFTEHVKREIAIMRRLRHPHIVHLHEVLATKTKIYYVMEFAKGGELFTKVTKGRFSEDLSRRYFQQLISAVDYCHSRGVYHRDLKLENLLLDENWDLKVTDFGLSAVSDQIRPDGLLHTLCGTPAYVAPEILEKKGYNGAKIDIWSCGIILFVLNAGYLPFTDSNLMAMYRKIYKGEFRCPKWTSHGLKMLLTRLLDTNPETRISIEQIRNDPWFKKGYKEVKLCIDEEFELKNSGSELLNAFHIISLSSGVNLSGLLKSLGGKDTVDVERFVSAESAESIKQRIEEVAKAEGMRVTGKNGAAVRVEGKNGKFVLVMQINRLTEKVVIVEVKRKEIGAGPDRDIWKQKFKPQLSEFFL